CATGACTCCCGAGCGCGCCCGCAGGGTGCACGTGGTCGTGGCGGCCGTCGCGTGGTTCGCCGTCGCCTTCCAGCTGCTGCTGGTCGTCACCGGCGACCCCGTCCTGGTCGAGGACGACCCGCCCGGCATGGTCGCGCGGCTCTACCGGTTCTTCGCCTACTTCACGATCCAGAGCAACCTGCTCGTCGCGGTCACCTCGACGGTGCTCGCCCGGGACCCGCTCCTCGGGCGCCGCGGCTGGCGGGTGGCGCGCGTGGCCGGGCTGGTCGGCATCACGGTCACCGGGCTGGTGCACTTCTTCCTGCTGCGCCCGCTGCTCGACCTTGAGGGCGCGAGCTGGGCCGCGGACAAGCTGCTGCACATGGTGGTGCCGGTCCTCGCGCTCGCCGCGTGGGCGTGGGCCGGACCCCGGCCGCGGATCACCGCGCGCACGTCGGCGTACGCCCTCGCGTGGCCGGTCGTGTGGGTGGTGTGGACGCTGGTCGTCGGCCGGGTCGACGGCTGGGTGCCGTACCCGTTCCTCGACGCCGACGAGGAGGGCTGGGGTGCCGTGGCCGGGGCGTGCGCCGGCATCACCGTGCTGTTCCTGGTGCTGTTCGTGGTGTTCGGGTGGCTGGACCGGAGGCTGCCGGCCGCGCCGGGACCCCGGGTGGACGGACCCGCCGAGCCCGTGCGCGGCTGAGGCTGCCGGGCCGGGACGTGGGGTTCACGGGGCGGGGCTAGGTT
Above is a genomic segment from Nocardioides okcheonensis containing:
- a CDS encoding Pr6Pr family membrane protein, with amino-acid sequence MTPERARRVHVVVAAVAWFAVAFQLLLVVTGDPVLVEDDPPGMVARLYRFFAYFTIQSNLLVAVTSTVLARDPLLGRRGWRVARVAGLVGITVTGLVHFFLLRPLLDLEGASWAADKLLHMVVPVLALAAWAWAGPRPRITARTSAYALAWPVVWVVWTLVVGRVDGWVPYPFLDADEEGWGAVAGACAGITVLFLVLFVVFGWLDRRLPAAPGPRVDGPAEPVRG